One window of the Opisthocomus hoazin isolate bOpiHoa1 chromosome 12, bOpiHoa1.hap1, whole genome shotgun sequence genome contains the following:
- the BRD7 gene encoding bromodomain-containing protein 7 isoform X1: MGKKHKKHKSDKHPYEEYVEKPLKLVLKVGGSEVAELSTGNAGLDSSLYDDKSEHEKHKDRKRKKRKKGEKQVPGEEKEKRKRKVKEEKKRRDRDHADSEGEQEMKCQTPIRLELPTEKPLMSTLSKQEEVEQTPLQEALNQLMRQLQRKDPSSFFSFPVTDFIAPGYSMIIKNPMDFSTMKEKIKNNGYQSIEELKDNFKLMCTNAMIYNKPDTIYYKAAKKLLHSGMKILSQERIQSLKQSIEFMADLQKTRKQKDKMELQQTGEDENGPGKDKGEPVDGDTKASKTPSKDHKKKDKDLLEEKLRNNSLEREQEQIDRIVRESGGKLTRRLANSQCEFERRKPDGTTTLGLLNPVDLTAGEPGYCPVKLGMTAGRLQSGVNTLQGFKEDKRNKVTPVTYLNYGPYSSYAPTYDSTFANISKEDSDLIYSTYGEDSNPGSFSIHDFLMKSQDYPFLMADSLLDVLTKGGHSRALRELETPLEEAEGLHERSDAMKDVKIMEIDIAARLDSANNDRLTALKAVRNFGMPIEEFESEEAEIFQRKLDETTKLLRELQDAQNERLSTKPPPNMICLLGPSYREMHLAERVTNNLKELAQQVTPGDIVSTYGIRKAMGISVPLPETEDSWVDLTEECSQHAEHRRLSAMQAVIRACLTKHAG, translated from the exons ATGGGGAAGAAGCACAAGAAGCACAAGTCGGACAAGCACCCCTATGAGG AGTACGTGGAGAAGCCGCTGAAGCTGGTGCTGAAAGTTGGAGGGAGCGAAGTGGCCGAGCTGTCTACTGGAAATGCAGGGCTGGATTCGAGCCTCTACGATGACAAATCTGAACATGAAAAACAcaaggacagaaaaaggaaaaagagaaagaaaggagaaaaacaagttcccggagaagaaaaggagaaaaggaagagaaaagttAAG gaggagaaaaagagaagagatcGGGACCATGCAGACAGTGAGGGAGAACAGGAAATGAAATGTCAGACCCCCATCAGATTGGAATTGCCAACAGAGAAACCATTGATGAGTACTTTATCAAAACAGGAAG AGGTGGAGCAGACACCACTTCAGGAAGCCCTGAATCAACTCATGAGGCAGCTGCAGAG AAAGGATCCaagttctttcttttcatttcctgtGACTGActttattgcccctggctattccATGATCATTAAAAACCCTATGGATTTTAGTACAATGAAAGAGAAGATCAAAAACAATGGCTACCAGTCCATAGAAGAATTAAAG GATAACTTCAAGCTGATGTGTACTAATGCAATGATTTACAACAAGCCCGACACCATTTACTACAAAGCTGCAAAAAAACTGCTTCACTCAGGGATGAAGATACTTAGCCAG GAAAGGATTCAGAGCCTTAAACAAAGTATAGAATTCATGGCTGACCTGCAGAAGACGAGGAAGCAGAAGGACAAGATGGAACTGCAGCAGACTGGGGAAGATGAAAATGGTCCTGGGAAAGACAAAGGAGAACCTGTGGATGGTGACACCAAAGCATCCAAAACACCTAGCAAAGACCACAAAAA GAAGGACAAAGATCTACTTGAAGAGAAATTACGGAACAATAGCTTGGAGAGGGAACAAGAGCAGATTGATCGTATTGTGAGAGAATCTGGAGGAAAGTTAACAAGACGACTTGCAAACAGCCAG TGtgaatttgaaagaagaaaaccagatggTACAACGACTCTGGGCCTTCTTAATCCGGTTGACCTTACTGCAGGAG AACCAGGTTACTGCCCTGTAAAGCTGGGTATGACGGCAGGAAGACTTCAGTCGGGAGTTAATACATTACAAGGATTCAAGGAAGATAAAAGAAACAAGGTTACTCCAG TGACATACTTGAATTATGGACCCTATAGTTCCTATGCCCCAACATATGACTCTACATTTGCCAACATAAGCAAAGAAGACTCTGATTTGATCTATTCAACGTATGGGGAGGACTCTAATCCAGGATCTTTCAG CATTCATGATTTTTTGATGAAATCACAAGATTATCCTTTCTTAATGGCTGATAGTTTGCTCGATGTTCTGACTAAAGGAGGACACTCTAGAGCTCTCAGAGAACTGGAAACG CCATTGGAGGAAGCTGAAGGCCTGCATGAAAGAAGTGATGCAATGAAAGATGTAAAG attatggAAATTGATATTGCTGCCAGGTTGGACTCTGCAAATAACGACAGACTGACAGCACTAAAAGCTGTTAGGAACTTTGGCATGCCTATAGAGGAGTTTGAGTCTGAGG AGGCTGAAATCTTCCAGAGGAAACTTGATGAAACAACAAAGCTGCTGAGAGAACTCCAGGATGCTCAAAATGAACGACTAAGTACAAAACCACCCCCTAATATGATTTGTCTTCTGGGGCCATCTTACAGAGAGATGCACTTGG CGGAGAGAGTAACCAATAACCTGAAAGAACTTGCACAACAAGTGACTCCAGGTGATATTGTTAGTACGTACGGAATCCGGAAAGCAATGGGAATTTCAGTTCCTCTACCTGAGACAGAAGACAGCTGGGTAGATTTGACAGAGG
- the BRD7 gene encoding bromodomain-containing protein 7 isoform X2 yields the protein MGKKHKKHKSDKHPYEEYVEKPLKLVLKVGGSEVAELSTGNAGLDSSLYDDKSEHEKHKDRKRKKRKKGEKQVPGEEKEKRKRKVKEEKKRRDRDHADSEGEQEMKCQTPIRLELPTEKPLMSTLSKQEEVEQTPLQEALNQLMRQLQRKDPSSFFSFPVTDFIAPGYSMIIKNPMDFSTMKEKIKNNGYQSIEELKDNFKLMCTNAMIYNKPDTIYYKAAKKLLHSGMKILSQERIQSLKQSIEFMADLQKTRKQKDKMELQQTGEDENGPGKDKGEPVDGDTKASKTPSKDHKKKDKDLLEEKLRNNSLEREQEQIDRIVRESGGKLTRRLANSQCEFERRKPDGTTTLGLLNPVDLTAGEPGYCPVKLGMTAGRLQSGVNTLQGFKEDKRNKVTPVTYLNYGPYSSYAPTYDSTFANISKEDSDLIYSTYGEDSNPGSFSIHDFLMKSQDYPFLMADSLLDVLTKGGHSRALRELETPLEEAEGLHERSDAMKDVKIMEIDIAARLDSANNDRLTALKAVRNFGMPIEEFESEEAEIFQRKLDETTKLLRELQDAQNERLSTKPPPNMICLLGPSYREMHLAERVTNNLKELAQQVTPGDIVSTYGIRKAMGISVPLPETEDSWVDLTEDLQEPKKTVTSPENECSPVAV from the exons ATGGGGAAGAAGCACAAGAAGCACAAGTCGGACAAGCACCCCTATGAGG AGTACGTGGAGAAGCCGCTGAAGCTGGTGCTGAAAGTTGGAGGGAGCGAAGTGGCCGAGCTGTCTACTGGAAATGCAGGGCTGGATTCGAGCCTCTACGATGACAAATCTGAACATGAAAAACAcaaggacagaaaaaggaaaaagagaaagaaaggagaaaaacaagttcccggagaagaaaaggagaaaaggaagagaaaagttAAG gaggagaaaaagagaagagatcGGGACCATGCAGACAGTGAGGGAGAACAGGAAATGAAATGTCAGACCCCCATCAGATTGGAATTGCCAACAGAGAAACCATTGATGAGTACTTTATCAAAACAGGAAG AGGTGGAGCAGACACCACTTCAGGAAGCCCTGAATCAACTCATGAGGCAGCTGCAGAG AAAGGATCCaagttctttcttttcatttcctgtGACTGActttattgcccctggctattccATGATCATTAAAAACCCTATGGATTTTAGTACAATGAAAGAGAAGATCAAAAACAATGGCTACCAGTCCATAGAAGAATTAAAG GATAACTTCAAGCTGATGTGTACTAATGCAATGATTTACAACAAGCCCGACACCATTTACTACAAAGCTGCAAAAAAACTGCTTCACTCAGGGATGAAGATACTTAGCCAG GAAAGGATTCAGAGCCTTAAACAAAGTATAGAATTCATGGCTGACCTGCAGAAGACGAGGAAGCAGAAGGACAAGATGGAACTGCAGCAGACTGGGGAAGATGAAAATGGTCCTGGGAAAGACAAAGGAGAACCTGTGGATGGTGACACCAAAGCATCCAAAACACCTAGCAAAGACCACAAAAA GAAGGACAAAGATCTACTTGAAGAGAAATTACGGAACAATAGCTTGGAGAGGGAACAAGAGCAGATTGATCGTATTGTGAGAGAATCTGGAGGAAAGTTAACAAGACGACTTGCAAACAGCCAG TGtgaatttgaaagaagaaaaccagatggTACAACGACTCTGGGCCTTCTTAATCCGGTTGACCTTACTGCAGGAG AACCAGGTTACTGCCCTGTAAAGCTGGGTATGACGGCAGGAAGACTTCAGTCGGGAGTTAATACATTACAAGGATTCAAGGAAGATAAAAGAAACAAGGTTACTCCAG TGACATACTTGAATTATGGACCCTATAGTTCCTATGCCCCAACATATGACTCTACATTTGCCAACATAAGCAAAGAAGACTCTGATTTGATCTATTCAACGTATGGGGAGGACTCTAATCCAGGATCTTTCAG CATTCATGATTTTTTGATGAAATCACAAGATTATCCTTTCTTAATGGCTGATAGTTTGCTCGATGTTCTGACTAAAGGAGGACACTCTAGAGCTCTCAGAGAACTGGAAACG CCATTGGAGGAAGCTGAAGGCCTGCATGAAAGAAGTGATGCAATGAAAGATGTAAAG attatggAAATTGATATTGCTGCCAGGTTGGACTCTGCAAATAACGACAGACTGACAGCACTAAAAGCTGTTAGGAACTTTGGCATGCCTATAGAGGAGTTTGAGTCTGAGG AGGCTGAAATCTTCCAGAGGAAACTTGATGAAACAACAAAGCTGCTGAGAGAACTCCAGGATGCTCAAAATGAACGACTAAGTACAAAACCACCCCCTAATATGATTTGTCTTCTGGGGCCATCTTACAGAGAGATGCACTTGG CGGAGAGAGTAACCAATAACCTGAAAGAACTTGCACAACAAGTGACTCCAGGTGATATTGTTAGTACGTACGGAATCCGGAAAGCAATGGGAATTTCAGTTCCTCTACCTGAGACAGAAGACAGCTGGGTAGATTTGACAGAGG ACTTGCAAGAACCTAAAAAGACTGTCACCAGCCCTGAAAACGAGTGCAGTCCAGTCGCAGTCTGA